cTATGGTAAAAAGGATCAAATCGACTTAAAAAAATTCGGTCTATCCGAATTTGGTATTCAAAACACctgttgccatttaaaaaaatgcaagttgtattgcgcatgcgcacacGGAAagatctaaaaatgtaaaaatcatcaaGAAATGTGTAATTATGTATTCCCTATCCCCTCCCGAAAACCGCATATTAATCCGATGTCACTGGACAGAATTATTTAGTGTTACCTTTAaaaggaataaataaatatatatgaataaataaatgaatacaaaatatagtaaatacaaattttaataggtacatttttatatagataaaaaaacaatttaaaatacattttatacattaattatacatcaataaaagttataatataaatataatattaatgcaatattttaaaaattacaagatATATATGTACAACCATCAGACATAGTGCTACAAACACATGGACTATGTTCTATTAAAAGATTATCAAATCAAATACATATAAGATCATTACAGTTTTCTATTTCATATACCTGTAGATGTTCATCAAATCCTGATGTACGTTGACCAATTACTAATAGGAGGTCAcattgtagttttaaaaaaaatatattttattacaacgaATATAGGCATGACTTTaacatcaattataattatcattctCTGCTTGGTTGTAAAACGAGTGCCTTTAAACTGAACCCAAGAAACAAAACTCACAGAATTTAAACTTAAAGCctgattcaatattttattttcaatttcttctATATCATTCTTAGACATCTCTATTATTCTTCCTATGTTTGATGAACCCAAAGAtgaagaaaatgttaattttgataACAGTCAATAAGCTAGTCTTAGTTGATGTTTTATACTCAATGTATAGCAAATATTTTTCCTACTTGTAATGTAATGTGCAGTAAGCTAAGATTCCCTATGTTTAGACTCGTACCTCATGAACCATAAATGGGATACAGGTCTACTCATTATGTATGGATAATGAAGTAGGTAAGTGGTGGAATTTTGGttttaagtttgttttaaacaattttaaacacaacTCATTGTGTTCTGTAATTAgcgtttttaataatgaaaatatgttcTGGTTGAATTGATTTTAAAGTTACTATCTGTATAATTTGTCGGAGTACTATATATAATTGCCAAAATTCagaattaataggtattagaCCATCAATTATAACACCTAAATGTCTACTGAAACATAAAACTTTACTtactgacatttttaatttttttttatttcttagaaCATCTATAGATATTAACTGAGGTTTGTTTTGGGCCTCCAAGAGACCGTAGTTAAAATACTGTAGAGATTGTTTAATGTAtccaaagaaaaaaattttaaattaattacaaattcatATAACATACCGGATAAATCATATGAACAAACCCCCTTCAATATGCCATGGCGTCATGCATTAGGTCAACTGAATAATTGTTAACTGCATGGAAACCACTAACTTCGTTCCATACACATATTTCGCTGATGCCTGTAAGTGATAAGTTATCTATAGCTATACCTCGAGAATAGTTTTCTTCATTTCTTAGTTTACTGTCGTCTTGGGTAACTAAAAAGTTGCATTCAATTTTAGAGCACAAGCATATTTATATAGcacaataaattttttaaataattatgcctccattacaaatttaattattcatttgttttactTGTCTcatctaaaaatgaaaaaatatattatagagttaTCTGGTTATTGCACTTGACATTTCAATTAGTACAATAGCATACTCAACATTAGTTTTAGTAACACAAttcttatcaattatatttattaccaaaatattttaatttaatatttaaaattcttataaaaaaaaacttcaaatacGATAACAGAACTGAAACGGCACCATTATCCTAgagtcaatattttatattgggcTTATaagagtttatattttatggtcaatgaattttatacatttattattaattattcttatattatgatttatcaagTATCTCAAttgaatatgaatatttttatcataatactactaaattttatttatccCATACTGAACTTCATTAATTTATAGAAGTTaacttgatataaaaaaaaatgttgaaattaacatattatgtttgaaatattagcattttattttttagttaaaagtgTTAAAAGTTCTAATTTCTTAACCTTTATTGATACCATATAGAATTAAGTGTAAGATACAaatgtgtagtataatataactcacgaaaacataaaaaaaattataattacttgtgCATTAGATGATAACtttgattttaattcattaattctCTTTAATATTTTGGAACGATCTCCAACAGGAAGACAAAGCTCACGTACAATAGATTCGCTTACACTTAGGAAAACTTTTTCATGTACTCCTTgatcttaacaaaaaaaatatgatactaTCATAGTAGAAATTCaattgaaaaacataaatttgttagcttaaaaactaaaaatattactaaccTATTTCTTTCAATGATAAGTCAAAATTTTAATGCTATATAAGTCAAGTTAGGGCCGGCGCACACCAATGCAGTGCGGTTGCGGCGCACTGCATGCAGTGCCGCATTTAAAATAGAACACACGTTATCTTATGGGAATGCCCACACCGATGCAGTGCTGCGGCGGTGCAGTGGTGTTGTGTATGCGGCGCGCTGCATGCGGTGAGGCATGGCGGTTTTTTCTTGCAGTGCGCGTGCGGTGAAAAGTCAAAATATAAAGAATTATCTATATTTACATTGTTCAAGTTGTTATCAATACGTTATCAATTGTAATGATTGTACCAAACTTCAAACTATCTAATAACACAGaacattatttttggtattttttaaaaatatatttacctatacacttgaaacttataaaaatgGCGGAGGATTGTGAAAAAATGGTGCAATTGGTTAAGCACATCGAAAACCACCCATGTCTTTTTGATTACAATAGAGCGGATTATTCTAACGACACAGTCAAGACAGCAGCATGGCATGAAATTGCaaaggaaaataatttatcaggtaaataacataattttaattaaattaccttcttataataaatatgaaacagAACCATGTATTGTGTGAtgaatgcatataatatgttgtataatttacaattattcacaatttttgtTCACCAGCAACTAAATTTCTTACACTGTTCTAGTTTGTGCCCTCAGGCAGTATTGAGCAAACATTTTCTAtgattaattgataattaaagtttgtaagtaatttttttgcCCAATACTGCcctctaatttttaataatattgttaaggaGGCAAGTAAATGTGATTGttcacttatttatttttattcttttaaacattattactaatattaatgaCTTATGGCAATAAATGTTACTTCCTAGTTACATAGGTTATAgactttataaaaatgtattaagcaaatactaatgttttatatttattataagaagcctagtcttataatttaattaaaataatattattaatattaaaatatttataccaagATTTTAAGTGACaactacattataaattaacataggttcatcatattattatacatacaataatccTGAAGCTAGTTTTAGTTCAGTAAAAAATCAATAAGATATCTCATAGaccatagtatttattttaaactatttaatttacatttaaaagttatttattattttcctatatcAAATGTGCATTAAGAACAATTTTCTTGCCAAGGTACCTGACCTtcatttgatataaaataactacaCAATAACTCTCTGTTATTTTCTGCAACTCTTGTGGGTCTTGCTACTTGAATAAGTGGTAgttctttattattttgtactccCATTGAATCAATTGATTGAGGATGTGATGGTGTAGAAAATGTACCTTCTCGCATTCGTATGAAATTATGCAGAACACATGCTGCTTTAATAACAGATTCACATGTTTTTACCTTACAAGCTAGAGGTTGCTCAAATACTCTAAATTTAGAAACAAGCATTCCAAATGAGCATTCTACGCTTCTTCTGGCTCTGGAGCACCTAGTAAATAAAGAaagatatattattcatttttatgaaGTCTTCTTAGGTTAGGTtccaacttatattttataagtggctaattaagttattttaattaatttatttattgaaatattatactcgtttaGACCCAGttatatgaattaattaaatttaatacaatagcattcgaaagatacatttttaaacagtaaatacttaatttaatagtacaaacaaaaatataaataatattatatgtatagcatATACAATAAGATACAATAgcattcaaatatttgtttaattaatattatatttattttaatattattctatatatgtACCTGTAGTTAAAAATCCTTctggttttatttaatgatCTTTTGGGAAAAGGTCTCatcaggtttttttttcaatggaaAGGCTTCATCTGCTAcaaaaaaatgtgggaaagggCCCTTTGAGTCCCAGCCAGGTAAAGGCTTTGGGTCAGGGGCATCCAGCAAATCATTTTCAATGGCTTTGCCTAACGAACTTCTTCTAAACACCCTACCATCACTGTTCCTACCATAATCACCAACATCAATGGTCAAAAAAAGTCCATCAGCATCTACACATGCCATTaaaacaatactaaaatattgcTTGTAGTTGAAAAAAGCTGATCCCGTTTTTGGAgggcatttaattttaaaatgtttgccaTCTATAGCACcttcaaaataacattaattattttcttcaaattatataaatttaagttaggtagacattttagtataaaatttacCTAGGCAATTGGGTATATTCCATAAATCCAAATAACGTTGCGAAACGTTTTCCCATTTTTCTTTTGTTGGTGGCggcatatatttttcttttaggcATTCCCAAATGGCCATAGTTGTTTCTGCAATGATATTCCTTGTAGTAGACTCTCCTCTCAAAAAATACATGGAGTGTGCTTTAACGTTACCTCCCATTGCAAGGTATCTAAAGAGTAGTAAATAACTCATAGTACTTacgtcaaattatttttttataattgtatgagtatatttatatattatacacttactgaacatatttagttttaaagtgtcaaaaatattataattgtgattattaatttttgtagtgGCTGATTGTAAAGAAAAGTGGCGAAATATCCGTGGACGATATTTACGCCAACTTAAAGATGTGCCACCAAGTGGATCAGGGACCAAACGAAAGAAAGTCTATTACCTTACTGATTATTTACACTTTATTGACCCTTACACCACATCCCGACCTCAAACTGGCAACCTTACAGGTCTCACAGTAAGTGAAAATAGTATTGACTATTTAGAAGTAGATGAAATAGAATATGGTTATGAACATGAAGAAAGATCTATAACAGATACACATAGCATCaataaatgtatcaaaaaaaaaagtggcaTAGATAGTTCATCAAAAAAACAACAATGCTCTTCATTAGATGAACTTAATGTTGCAGCTGCTGggtattttaaagaaaaaagatCCCAAAAAAAATCAGAAGAATTACAAGATCATGATATGGACTTTTTAAAGAGCTTATTAcctgatattaaatcattagatTCCCATAATAAaagaaagttaaaaattaacattatgcAATTAGTCGATGATGCTTGTAAAGAGGCATCATACAATAAGAAtacaaatgttcataatattcatGACACTCTATCATATTCAAGACAACCTTTACAAGATCAACAACCACTGTCTAATTTTCAACTAAGAGAACTATATTATAAGCAACCACCACAGCTATTTTCACATCTTGAACGACCACCTTCATCTTATGACAAAGAACCACCAACCCAACAACAAAGATCTACACACCATAAACATGAAATCGACCCAATGACTCAATATCAACCACCAGCAACGCATGCCCCAATTTGGACTCCTTTATAATGtaacttatacatttatgatttatgtttaatatattattactaatatataaacttgttaaaataaaataaattaaaaggtgtttaataaatgttaattgtataaataaagtacctagTAACAGATGTGATTGCGGGTActatttaaacttatataaggATAGGTATCATGAGAGAAAACATTTTCTGATTTTGTTCAGAAATTACCCCCTTTGCAACCATTTCAAGTTAGAATGCAACAAGATGATACATTttgaaacattaatatttttattcaaatagttgaacaataaaactattaaatacttACCTCAATGTAATCAATAACCGTTCTTCCACAGTAATGGCTTTTCTGAAGTGAGTATCTTTTTTATGTAACATAGGCCGCACTAACTCTGATAAGATTTCAAATGATTTCTGTGTCATTctataaaaagtttgaaatttttcaGGATATAGAGAAAGCTCTTTTGCAACAGAAAAAGTTCCTAGAGTGTCTGCGTTTTTCTTTAGGTATGGATGCACCCAATACTTGCGTTTACATttttgactattattattattgttgttgttgtttaataacaacaacaccAATAAGTCTTCGTCAGTACTTGACattggatattttaatattttaaatatttataattttaatagtattgaaataaaataaaataaacaaagcaaataaaaaaatgtttaatgaaaaaCACTAATCACTAGGTATTAATCACTGTtatcaaaatagtaaaaatagttaaaaataaaacagatcgCGCCTCCGCCGCACTGCATTGGTGTGCTTTAGCGCGCTTTTGCGGTGCGGACGCAGTGTTTTTCGCGCGCTACTGCCGCCGCCCGCACTGCAACCGCACTGCTTTGGTGTGCGCTCTCCCTTAGAAGTTTAGTTAGTACTTAGTACGCCATGATGGTGTGTGCGAACATTAAGGCCCGGCGCACACCAATGCAGTGCCGCATTTAAATAGAACACACGTTATCTTATGGGAATGCCCACACCGATGCAGTGCGGCGGTGGTGCAGTGGTGTTGTGTATGCGGCGCGCTGCATGCGGTGAGGCATGGCGGTTTTTTCTTGCAGTGCACGTGCGGTGAAAAGTCAAAATAACAATTAtcgatattatacattgtttaaGTTGTTATCAATACGTTATCAATTGCAATCATTGTACCTAACTTCAAACTATCTAATAAGAGTAAAAACACAGaacattatttttggtattttttaaaaatatatttacctatacacttgaaacttataaaaatgGCGGAGGATTGTGAAAAAATGGTGCAATTGGTTAAGCACATCGAAAACCACCCATGTCTTTTTGATTACAATAGAGCGGATTATTCTAACTACACAGTCAAGACAGCAGCATGGCATGCAATTGCAAAGGAAATTAATTTATCaggtaaataacataattttaattaaattaccttcttataataaatatgaaacagAAACATGTATTGTGTGAtgaatgcatataatatgttgaataatttacaattattcacaatttttgtTCACCAGCTACTAAATGTCTTACACTGTTCTAGTTTGTGCCCTCAGGCAGTATTGAGCAAACATTTTCTAtgattaattgataattaaagtttgtaagtaatttttttgcCCAATACTGCcctctaatttttaataatattgtcaaggAGGCGAGTAAATGTGATTGttcacttatttatttttattcttttaaatataattactaatattactgACTTATGGCAATAAATGTTACTTCCTAGTTACATAGGTTATAgactttataaaaatgtattaaacaaatactaatgttttatatttattataaaaagcccagtcttataatttaattaaaataatattattaatattaaaatatttataccgagATTTTAAGTGACaactacattataaattaatcaataagaTATCTCATAGaccatagtatttattttaaactgtttaattaacatttaaaagttatttattattttcctatatcAAATGTGCATTAAGAAAAATTTTCTTGCTAAGGTACCTGACCTtcatttgatataaaataactacaCAATAACTCTCTGTTATTTTCTGCAACTCTTGTGGGTCTTGTTACTTGAATAAGTGGTAGTTCTTGATTATTTTGTACTCCCATTGAATCAATTGATTGAGGATGTAGAAAATGTACCTTCTCGCATACGTATGAAATTATGCAGAACACATGCTTCTTTAATAATAGATTCACATGTTTTTACCTTAAAAGCTAGAGGTTGCTCAAATACTCTAAATTTAGAAACAAGCATTCCAAATGAGCATTCTACGCTTCTTCTGGCTCTGGAGCTCCTAGTAAATAAAGAaagatatattattcatttttatgaagtctttttaggttaggttccaacttatattttataagtggctaattaagttattttaattaattaatttatttattgaaatattatacgaGTTTAGACCCAGttatatgaattaattaaatttaatacaatagtattcgaaagataaatttttaaacagtaaatacttaatttaatagtacaaacaaaaatataaataatattatatgtacagcATATACAATAAGATACAATAgcattcaaatatttgtttaattaatattatatttattttaatattattgtatatacctgTAGTTAAAAATCCTTctggttttatttaatgatCTTTTGGGAAAAGGTCTCATCAGGTTTTTTTTCAATGGGAAGGCTTCATCTGctacaaaaaaaatgtgggaaagggCCCTTGGAGTCCCAGCCAGGTAAAGGCTTTGGGTCAGGGACATCCAGCAAATCATTTTCAATGGCTTTGCCTAACGAACTTCTTCTAAACACCCTACCATCACTATTCCTACCATAATCACCAACATCAATGGTCAAAAAAAGTCCATCAGCATCTACACATgccattaaaacaatattaaaatattgcttGTAGTTGAAAAAAGCTGATCCCGTTTTTGGAgggcatttaatttt
This genomic window from Metopolophium dirhodum isolate CAU chromosome 1, ASM1992520v1, whole genome shotgun sequence contains:
- the LOC132937314 gene encoding uncharacterized protein LOC132937314; amino-acid sequence: MIVPNFKLSNNTEHYFWYFLKIYLPIHLKLIKMAEDCEKMVQLVKHIENHPCLFDYNRADYSNDTVKTAAWHEIAKENNLSVADCKEKWRNIRGRYLRQLKDVPPSGSGTKRKKVYYLTDYLHFIDPYTTSRPQTGNLTGLTVSENSIDYLEVDEIEYGYEHEERSITDTHSINKCIKKKSGIDSSSKKQQCSSLDELNVAAAGYFKEKRSQKKSEELQDHDMDFLKSLLPDIKSLDSHNKRKLKINIMQLVDDACKEASYNKNTNVHNIHDTLSYSRQPLQDQQPLSNFQLRELYYKQPPQLFSHLERPPSSYDKEPPTQQQRSTHHKHEIDPMTQYQPPATHAPIWTPL